The nucleotide sequence AAAACGCTGTTCAGGCCCATCAGGCCAAGCGACAGCAGGGTGGTAAAAAACAGCTTACTCGTGCGATTGTGTTTCATAGAGTGATTGACAAGGTTTTCTTCTGTAATGCATGGGGTTGTCCGCAGCCTGCCTGTTAAACGATCAGAAACCAACTGGTAGAGTTGCGGATAGGGTAAAAAGCCAATTCCTGGGTAAGGCTACTATAGACCGCTTACGGTTTTATCAGGAAAAGGCCCGCAGCATGGGTAGCGGACTGGAGATAACTAAAGTAATGCGAGAAGTTCATGGTAAAATTCACGCAAACACGGCATTGACAATTCTGCCAACGATAAGGCCAGTAAACAGAGCTACCGACTGGCAACCCTGTTTACTGGCCTTATGGCTTATCCGATATTTTTATCAGCTACTCTGACGTCTAGTTTTTGAGAATCCAGGCGGGTGTATGTGCTAACTGACTAACCGCAGCCACACTGGCGATAGCTTCAGTTCGGTCTGTGGAGCCTGCTGCGGCTACCTTATACAACTGACCTTTAACGGCTGGCATAATAACGTACGCATCCATATAACCAGCTTTGCGGAGCTGACGTTTCAGGCGGAGCGCATTACGTTTACTGGAGAAGCTACCGGCAATCACCGTAAATCGGGGACCTGAATAAGCCGGAACTGGCTTAACCGCTACGACCGGAGCTGTGATAACTGGCTGAACTTTAGCCGCCGGAGCTTTCGTTACAACCGGTTCAACGGCTGGCGTGGTAACCGGCGTGGGCGTCGCTACAGCCTGAACTGCTACGGGCGTCGGGGCCGGAGTTGGCGCCGGTTTTGAAGCCGGGGCTGCTTTCCGTACAACCGAGACCGGGGTTTCTGCTGCATAAGCACCATAGTTCAGCCAGGCAGCCGGAACGCGGAACAGGTTGGCCGGGTCGAGACTACCCTGGAGTGGTTGCCCTGGCTTGATCACGGAAAAATAACTCACCAGTCCCAGGGAACCCACCAGCAGAGCGGTGGCGGCTACCCGCCAATAGGAGCGGGATGGACGATGAGGCACCAGTGTCATTTCTTCGTCCCGGACCAGAACCGGACCAAGCGCGGTTAGCGGCACGGCCTCCA is from Spirosoma taeanense and encodes:
- a CDS encoding HU domain-containing protein, whose amino-acid sequence is MASVNDYLKKLLYQYDCVVVPELGAFLTHYQPASFTETSGLYLPPRKRVAFNEALRLDDGILANYIMLHEPVTREGAQRHIGLFVSELRQQIETTGRFELDGIGTFSHNEEGRLQFDPSLRHNFFGEAYGMSALSVQLLNPQQQPEPALEAVPLTALGPVLVRDEEMTLVPHRPSRSYWRVAATALLVGSLGLVSYFSVIKPGQPLQGSLDPANLFRVPAAWLNYGAYAAETPVSVVRKAAPASKPAPTPAPTPVAVQAVATPTPVTTPAVEPVVTKAPAAKVQPVITAPVVAVKPVPAYSGPRFTVIAGSFSSKRNALRLKRQLRKAGYMDAYVIMPAVKGQLYKVAAAGSTDRTEAIASVAAVSQLAHTPAWILKN